The Balearica regulorum gibbericeps isolate bBalReg1 chromosome 27, bBalReg1.pri, whole genome shotgun sequence genome contains a region encoding:
- the LOC142598321 gene encoding glycerol-3-phosphate acyltransferase 2, mitochondrial-like isoform X1 — MKTWVCDSGQKLEIFIPFLGKYRPLSGRCCQTCTPKSWDGFHHQHLSSLGFRDAVRVTEEDTRYRGWLVRRVCGFLAVWGWKVPADTPGDLPARICCSRRVRGVATGRSRGSRGDGESHRRWKEKALEVLSEIQAPLSLLLLRLCNWALLKLLGRLFLSVQLHRGQLETVLGAARTVGNPAAALGPPRASPPAQPRPLSLQSGVPLVFLSMHKSQLDGLLLSFLLFSQGLGVPRVTVGDQPCSPRLRALLGRLGGIFLPSRTEQTPSSRAEGLPGAVLAAYVEEVLRSRQPLLIFLEEPPVALRLSAPARQWLTLVYRAVRDGAVPDVLLVPVGIAYDLVPGGSHREGTRGARTLGACLWAACRAVRQNLGCARVDFAQPFSLQEFAAKTLVRQSRMGKRPEELLLPAILGTCPVQPGSDRAEVWGPGPATAAGAEEEEEMLVTALGLHCLSEGLGAGGEHPRRRTSASPSLADGVACSAVMAVGITSALLLHKHREGVFLSRLMLDFAWLLEEILLRQRDVGFSGQLRALVQHSLVLLGARLTLYRLSPVGDVLVVPEASAEALRELDHHSAAILPVFASEAVGACAIRALLMEMLPFLGATVGPSGIVLSQDELHRKTLELLRLLPPNLLGLQPCQPLDCRSRDIVDKLLLCGLLEAEEPESERWVCDLAPRPFCKGRPWAGVDFTDSDSGSEDEVPKRCFKLSEPQGSPGFLLFLCRLLSPVLRTYARAAAFLERPGWPQHEAAYVEALLQFLAEEDGFEQPNRSLALSSLQTFKEMGVLEEVRTPAGPLLHLAQPFRSGASRRKLEAFIQQFAQP, encoded by the exons ATGAAAACCTGGGTCTGCGATTCGGGGCAGAAACTGGAAATTTTCATCCCTTTTCTGGGCAAATACCGTCCGTTATCGGGGCGTTGCTGCCAGACCTGCACCCCGAAGAGCTGG GATGGTTTCCACCAccagcacctctcctccctcGGCTTCCGCGACGCCGTCCGGGTGACGGAGGAGGACACGCG GTACCGGGGATGGCTGGTCCGAAGGGTCTGCGGTTTCCTCGCCGTCTGGGGCTGGAAAGTTCCCGCCGACACCCCCGGAGATCTCCCGGCGAGgatctgctgcagcaggag GGTACGGGGTGTCGCCACCGGCCGGTCCCGCGGCTCGAGGGGGGACGGCGAATCCCACCGGCGGTGGAAGGAGAAAGCGCTCGAGGTCCTGTCAGAGATCCAGGCGCcgctctcccttctcctgctcAG GCTGTGCAACTGGGCTCTGCTCAAGCTCCTCGGCCGCCTCTTCCTCAGCGTGCAGCTCCACCGAGGGCAGCTGGAGAcggtgctgggggctgccaggaCGGTAGGGAACCCAGCGGCCGCTCTGGGCCCCCCCCGCGCCTCGCCGCCGGCTCAGCCCCGGCCGCTTTCCTTGCAGTCCGGCGTGCCGCTGGTTTTCCTCTCGATGCACAAATCCCAGCTGGATGGGCTGCTcctgtccttcctcctcttctcccaggggctgggggtgcccagggTGACGGTGGGCgaccagccctgcagccctcgCCTCCG AGCCTTGCTCGGCCGCCTGGGAGGGATTTTCCTGCCTTCGAGGACGGAGCAAACGCCAAGCAGCCGGGCTGAAGGGCTCCCAGGGGCTGTCCTGGCCGCG TACGTCGAGGAGGTGCTGAGGAGCCGGCAGCCTCTGCTCATCTTCCTGGAAGAGCCCCCCGTCGCCCTGCGCCTCTCTGCCCCTGCCCGGCAGTGGCTGACCCTGGTGTACCGAGCCGTGCGGGACGGCGCCGTCCCCGACGTGCTCCTGGTCCCCGTGGGCATCGCCTACGACCTGGTCCCCGGCGGTTCGCACCGGGAAGGAACG cgCGGGGCTCGGACCCTCGGCGCCTGTCTCTGGGCGGCGTGCCGGGCCGTACGCCAAAACCTCGGCTGCGCCCGCGTGGACTTCGCCCAGCCCTTCTCCTTACAG GAATTTGCGGCCAAAACCCTCGTCAGGCAGAGCCGCATGGGGAAACGGccggaggagctgctgctgcccgccATCCTCGGCACGTG CCCCGTTCAGCCGGGCAGCGACAGGGCGGAGGTTTGGGGGCCCGGCCCCGCCACGGCCGCCggtgcagaggaggaggaggagatgctggtgACCGCGCTGGGCCTGCACTGCCTGAGCG AggggctcggggcggggggcgagCACCCCCGACGGCGAACGAGCGCCTCCCCCTCTCTCGCAGACGGCGTCGCCTGCTCTGCCGTCATGGCCGTGGGGATCACGTCCGCATTGCTGCTGCACAAGCACCGGGAG ggCGTCTTCCTCTCCCGGCTGATGCTGGACTTtgcctggctgctggaggagatccTGCTGCGCCAGCGCGACGTCGGCTTCTCCGGGCAGCTGCGTGCCCTGGTGCAGCACAGCCTCGTCCTGCTCGGCGCTCGCCTCACCCTCTACCGCCTCTCGCCCGTCGGTGACGTCCTGGTGGTCCCCGAGGCCTCGGCGGAGGCTCTGAGGGAGCTGGACCACCACAGCGCTGCCATCCTGCCCGTCTTTGCCAGCGAGGCAGTGGGAG CCTGCGCCATCCGTGCCTTGCTGATGGAGATGCTGCCCTTCCTGGGGGCGACCGTCGGACCCTCCGGCATCGTGCTCAGTCAGGACGAGCTGCACCGCAAGACCCTGGAGCTGCTCCGGCTGCTGCCCCCAAACCTGCTGGGGCTCCAG ccctgccagcccctcgACTGCCGGAGCCGGGACATCGTGGACAAGCTCCTCCTGTGCgggctgctggaggctgaagag CCGGAGAGCGAGCGCTGGGTCTGCGACTTGGCCCCACGGCCCTTCTGCAAGGGCCGGCCCTGGGCCGGTGTGGACTTCACCGACAGCGACAGCGGCAGCGAGGACGAGGTCCCCAAGCGCTGCTTCAAG CTCAGTGAGCCCCAGGGCTCGCCCggcttcctcctcttcctctgccgGCTCCTGAGCCCCGTGCTGAGGACGTACGCCAGAGCCGCGGCGTTCCTGGAGCGACCCGGCTGGCCCCAGCACG AGGCAGCCTACGTGGAGGCCCTGCTGCAATTCCTGGCCGAGGAGGACGGTTTCG agcagccgAACCGGAGCCTGGCCCTGAGCTCACTCCAGACCTTCAAGGAGATGGGG GTGCTGGAGGAGGTGCGGACCCCCGCCGGCCCCCTGCTCCACCTCGCCCAGCCTTTCCGCTCCGGCGCGAGCCGGAGGAAGCTGGAAGCCTTCATCCAGCAGTTCGCCCAGCCATAG
- the LOC142598321 gene encoding glycerol-3-phosphate acyltransferase 2, mitochondrial-like isoform X2 has translation MKTWVCDSGQKLEIFIPFLGKYRPLSGRCCQTCTPKSWDGFHHQHLSSLGFRDAVRVTEEDTRYRGWLVRRVCGFLAVWGWKVPADTPGDLPARICCSRRVRGVATGRSRGSRGDGESHRRWKEKALEVLSEIQAPLSLLLLRLCNWALLKLLGRLFLSVQLHRGQLETVLGAARTVGNPAAALGPPRASPPAQPRPLSLQSGVPLVFLSMHKSQLDGLLLSFLLFSQGLGVPRVTVGDQPCSPRLRALLGRLGGIFLPSRTEQTPSSRAEGLPGAVLAAYVEEVLRSRQPLLIFLEEPPVALRLSAPARQWLTLVYRAVRDGAVPDVLLVPVGIAYDLVPGGSHREGTRGARTLGACLWAACRAVRQNLGCARVDFAQPFSLQEFAAKTLVRQSRMGKRPEELLLPAILGTCPVQPGSDRAEVWGPGPATAAGAEEEEEMLVTALGLHCLSDGVACSAVMAVGITSALLLHKHREGVFLSRLMLDFAWLLEEILLRQRDVGFSGQLRALVQHSLVLLGARLTLYRLSPVGDVLVVPEASAEALRELDHHSAAILPVFASEAVGACAIRALLMEMLPFLGATVGPSGIVLSQDELHRKTLELLRLLPPNLLGLQPCQPLDCRSRDIVDKLLLCGLLEAEEPESERWVCDLAPRPFCKGRPWAGVDFTDSDSGSEDEVPKRCFKLSEPQGSPGFLLFLCRLLSPVLRTYARAAAFLERPGWPQHEAAYVEALLQFLAEEDGFEQPNRSLALSSLQTFKEMGVLEEVRTPAGPLLHLAQPFRSGASRRKLEAFIQQFAQP, from the exons ATGAAAACCTGGGTCTGCGATTCGGGGCAGAAACTGGAAATTTTCATCCCTTTTCTGGGCAAATACCGTCCGTTATCGGGGCGTTGCTGCCAGACCTGCACCCCGAAGAGCTGG GATGGTTTCCACCAccagcacctctcctccctcGGCTTCCGCGACGCCGTCCGGGTGACGGAGGAGGACACGCG GTACCGGGGATGGCTGGTCCGAAGGGTCTGCGGTTTCCTCGCCGTCTGGGGCTGGAAAGTTCCCGCCGACACCCCCGGAGATCTCCCGGCGAGgatctgctgcagcaggag GGTACGGGGTGTCGCCACCGGCCGGTCCCGCGGCTCGAGGGGGGACGGCGAATCCCACCGGCGGTGGAAGGAGAAAGCGCTCGAGGTCCTGTCAGAGATCCAGGCGCcgctctcccttctcctgctcAG GCTGTGCAACTGGGCTCTGCTCAAGCTCCTCGGCCGCCTCTTCCTCAGCGTGCAGCTCCACCGAGGGCAGCTGGAGAcggtgctgggggctgccaggaCGGTAGGGAACCCAGCGGCCGCTCTGGGCCCCCCCCGCGCCTCGCCGCCGGCTCAGCCCCGGCCGCTTTCCTTGCAGTCCGGCGTGCCGCTGGTTTTCCTCTCGATGCACAAATCCCAGCTGGATGGGCTGCTcctgtccttcctcctcttctcccaggggctgggggtgcccagggTGACGGTGGGCgaccagccctgcagccctcgCCTCCG AGCCTTGCTCGGCCGCCTGGGAGGGATTTTCCTGCCTTCGAGGACGGAGCAAACGCCAAGCAGCCGGGCTGAAGGGCTCCCAGGGGCTGTCCTGGCCGCG TACGTCGAGGAGGTGCTGAGGAGCCGGCAGCCTCTGCTCATCTTCCTGGAAGAGCCCCCCGTCGCCCTGCGCCTCTCTGCCCCTGCCCGGCAGTGGCTGACCCTGGTGTACCGAGCCGTGCGGGACGGCGCCGTCCCCGACGTGCTCCTGGTCCCCGTGGGCATCGCCTACGACCTGGTCCCCGGCGGTTCGCACCGGGAAGGAACG cgCGGGGCTCGGACCCTCGGCGCCTGTCTCTGGGCGGCGTGCCGGGCCGTACGCCAAAACCTCGGCTGCGCCCGCGTGGACTTCGCCCAGCCCTTCTCCTTACAG GAATTTGCGGCCAAAACCCTCGTCAGGCAGAGCCGCATGGGGAAACGGccggaggagctgctgctgcccgccATCCTCGGCACGTG CCCCGTTCAGCCGGGCAGCGACAGGGCGGAGGTTTGGGGGCCCGGCCCCGCCACGGCCGCCggtgcagaggaggaggaggagatgctggtgACCGCGCTGGGCCTGCACTGCCTGAGCG ACGGCGTCGCCTGCTCTGCCGTCATGGCCGTGGGGATCACGTCCGCATTGCTGCTGCACAAGCACCGGGAG ggCGTCTTCCTCTCCCGGCTGATGCTGGACTTtgcctggctgctggaggagatccTGCTGCGCCAGCGCGACGTCGGCTTCTCCGGGCAGCTGCGTGCCCTGGTGCAGCACAGCCTCGTCCTGCTCGGCGCTCGCCTCACCCTCTACCGCCTCTCGCCCGTCGGTGACGTCCTGGTGGTCCCCGAGGCCTCGGCGGAGGCTCTGAGGGAGCTGGACCACCACAGCGCTGCCATCCTGCCCGTCTTTGCCAGCGAGGCAGTGGGAG CCTGCGCCATCCGTGCCTTGCTGATGGAGATGCTGCCCTTCCTGGGGGCGACCGTCGGACCCTCCGGCATCGTGCTCAGTCAGGACGAGCTGCACCGCAAGACCCTGGAGCTGCTCCGGCTGCTGCCCCCAAACCTGCTGGGGCTCCAG ccctgccagcccctcgACTGCCGGAGCCGGGACATCGTGGACAAGCTCCTCCTGTGCgggctgctggaggctgaagag CCGGAGAGCGAGCGCTGGGTCTGCGACTTGGCCCCACGGCCCTTCTGCAAGGGCCGGCCCTGGGCCGGTGTGGACTTCACCGACAGCGACAGCGGCAGCGAGGACGAGGTCCCCAAGCGCTGCTTCAAG CTCAGTGAGCCCCAGGGCTCGCCCggcttcctcctcttcctctgccgGCTCCTGAGCCCCGTGCTGAGGACGTACGCCAGAGCCGCGGCGTTCCTGGAGCGACCCGGCTGGCCCCAGCACG AGGCAGCCTACGTGGAGGCCCTGCTGCAATTCCTGGCCGAGGAGGACGGTTTCG agcagccgAACCGGAGCCTGGCCCTGAGCTCACTCCAGACCTTCAAGGAGATGGGG GTGCTGGAGGAGGTGCGGACCCCCGCCGGCCCCCTGCTCCACCTCGCCCAGCCTTTCCGCTCCGGCGCGAGCCGGAGGAAGCTGGAAGCCTTCATCCAGCAGTTCGCCCAGCCATAG
- the LOC142598321 gene encoding glycerol-3-phosphate acyltransferase 2, mitochondrial-like isoform X3 encodes MKTWVCDSGQKLEIFIPFLGKYRPLSGRCCQTCTPKSWDGFHHQHLSSLGFRDAVRVTEEDTRYRGWLVRRVCGFLAVWGWKVPADTPGDLPARICCSRRVRGVATGRSRGSRGDGESHRRWKEKALEVLSEIQAPLSLLLLRLCNWALLKLLGRLFLSVQLHRGQLETVLGAARTSGVPLVFLSMHKSQLDGLLLSFLLFSQGLGVPRVTVGDQPCSPRLRALLGRLGGIFLPSRTEQTPSSRAEGLPGAVLAAYVEEVLRSRQPLLIFLEEPPVALRLSAPARQWLTLVYRAVRDGAVPDVLLVPVGIAYDLVPGGSHREGTRGARTLGACLWAACRAVRQNLGCARVDFAQPFSLQEFAAKTLVRQSRMGKRPEELLLPAILGTCPVQPGSDRAEVWGPGPATAAGAEEEEEMLVTALGLHCLSEGLGAGGEHPRRRTSASPSLADGVACSAVMAVGITSALLLHKHREGVFLSRLMLDFAWLLEEILLRQRDVGFSGQLRALVQHSLVLLGARLTLYRLSPVGDVLVVPEASAEALRELDHHSAAILPVFASEAVGACAIRALLMEMLPFLGATVGPSGIVLSQDELHRKTLELLRLLPPNLLGLQPCQPLDCRSRDIVDKLLLCGLLEAEEPESERWVCDLAPRPFCKGRPWAGVDFTDSDSGSEDEVPKRCFKLSEPQGSPGFLLFLCRLLSPVLRTYARAAAFLERPGWPQHEAAYVEALLQFLAEEDGFEQPNRSLALSSLQTFKEMGVLEEVRTPAGPLLHLAQPFRSGASRRKLEAFIQQFAQP; translated from the exons ATGAAAACCTGGGTCTGCGATTCGGGGCAGAAACTGGAAATTTTCATCCCTTTTCTGGGCAAATACCGTCCGTTATCGGGGCGTTGCTGCCAGACCTGCACCCCGAAGAGCTGG GATGGTTTCCACCAccagcacctctcctccctcGGCTTCCGCGACGCCGTCCGGGTGACGGAGGAGGACACGCG GTACCGGGGATGGCTGGTCCGAAGGGTCTGCGGTTTCCTCGCCGTCTGGGGCTGGAAAGTTCCCGCCGACACCCCCGGAGATCTCCCGGCGAGgatctgctgcagcaggag GGTACGGGGTGTCGCCACCGGCCGGTCCCGCGGCTCGAGGGGGGACGGCGAATCCCACCGGCGGTGGAAGGAGAAAGCGCTCGAGGTCCTGTCAGAGATCCAGGCGCcgctctcccttctcctgctcAG GCTGTGCAACTGGGCTCTGCTCAAGCTCCTCGGCCGCCTCTTCCTCAGCGTGCAGCTCCACCGAGGGCAGCTGGAGAcggtgctgggggctgccaggaCG TCCGGCGTGCCGCTGGTTTTCCTCTCGATGCACAAATCCCAGCTGGATGGGCTGCTcctgtccttcctcctcttctcccaggggctgggggtgcccagggTGACGGTGGGCgaccagccctgcagccctcgCCTCCG AGCCTTGCTCGGCCGCCTGGGAGGGATTTTCCTGCCTTCGAGGACGGAGCAAACGCCAAGCAGCCGGGCTGAAGGGCTCCCAGGGGCTGTCCTGGCCGCG TACGTCGAGGAGGTGCTGAGGAGCCGGCAGCCTCTGCTCATCTTCCTGGAAGAGCCCCCCGTCGCCCTGCGCCTCTCTGCCCCTGCCCGGCAGTGGCTGACCCTGGTGTACCGAGCCGTGCGGGACGGCGCCGTCCCCGACGTGCTCCTGGTCCCCGTGGGCATCGCCTACGACCTGGTCCCCGGCGGTTCGCACCGGGAAGGAACG cgCGGGGCTCGGACCCTCGGCGCCTGTCTCTGGGCGGCGTGCCGGGCCGTACGCCAAAACCTCGGCTGCGCCCGCGTGGACTTCGCCCAGCCCTTCTCCTTACAG GAATTTGCGGCCAAAACCCTCGTCAGGCAGAGCCGCATGGGGAAACGGccggaggagctgctgctgcccgccATCCTCGGCACGTG CCCCGTTCAGCCGGGCAGCGACAGGGCGGAGGTTTGGGGGCCCGGCCCCGCCACGGCCGCCggtgcagaggaggaggaggagatgctggtgACCGCGCTGGGCCTGCACTGCCTGAGCG AggggctcggggcggggggcgagCACCCCCGACGGCGAACGAGCGCCTCCCCCTCTCTCGCAGACGGCGTCGCCTGCTCTGCCGTCATGGCCGTGGGGATCACGTCCGCATTGCTGCTGCACAAGCACCGGGAG ggCGTCTTCCTCTCCCGGCTGATGCTGGACTTtgcctggctgctggaggagatccTGCTGCGCCAGCGCGACGTCGGCTTCTCCGGGCAGCTGCGTGCCCTGGTGCAGCACAGCCTCGTCCTGCTCGGCGCTCGCCTCACCCTCTACCGCCTCTCGCCCGTCGGTGACGTCCTGGTGGTCCCCGAGGCCTCGGCGGAGGCTCTGAGGGAGCTGGACCACCACAGCGCTGCCATCCTGCCCGTCTTTGCCAGCGAGGCAGTGGGAG CCTGCGCCATCCGTGCCTTGCTGATGGAGATGCTGCCCTTCCTGGGGGCGACCGTCGGACCCTCCGGCATCGTGCTCAGTCAGGACGAGCTGCACCGCAAGACCCTGGAGCTGCTCCGGCTGCTGCCCCCAAACCTGCTGGGGCTCCAG ccctgccagcccctcgACTGCCGGAGCCGGGACATCGTGGACAAGCTCCTCCTGTGCgggctgctggaggctgaagag CCGGAGAGCGAGCGCTGGGTCTGCGACTTGGCCCCACGGCCCTTCTGCAAGGGCCGGCCCTGGGCCGGTGTGGACTTCACCGACAGCGACAGCGGCAGCGAGGACGAGGTCCCCAAGCGCTGCTTCAAG CTCAGTGAGCCCCAGGGCTCGCCCggcttcctcctcttcctctgccgGCTCCTGAGCCCCGTGCTGAGGACGTACGCCAGAGCCGCGGCGTTCCTGGAGCGACCCGGCTGGCCCCAGCACG AGGCAGCCTACGTGGAGGCCCTGCTGCAATTCCTGGCCGAGGAGGACGGTTTCG agcagccgAACCGGAGCCTGGCCCTGAGCTCACTCCAGACCTTCAAGGAGATGGGG GTGCTGGAGGAGGTGCGGACCCCCGCCGGCCCCCTGCTCCACCTCGCCCAGCCTTTCCGCTCCGGCGCGAGCCGGAGGAAGCTGGAAGCCTTCATCCAGCAGTTCGCCCAGCCATAG
- the LOC142598321 gene encoding glycerol-3-phosphate acyltransferase 2, mitochondrial-like isoform X4 codes for MKTWVCDSGQKLEIFIPFLGKYRPLSGRCCQTCTPKSWDGFHHQHLSSLGFRDAVRVTEEDTRYRGWLVRRVCGFLAVWGWKVPADTPGDLPARICCSRRVRGVATGRSRGSRGDGESHRRWKEKALEVLSEIQAPLSLLLLRLCNWALLKLLGRLFLSVQLHRGQLETVLGAARTSGVPLVFLSMHKSQLDGLLLSFLLFSQGLGVPRVTVGDQPCSPRLRALLGRLGGIFLPSRTEQTPSSRAEGLPGAVLAAYVEEVLRSRQPLLIFLEEPPVALRLSAPARQWLTLVYRAVRDGAVPDVLLVPVGIAYDLVPGGSHREGTRGARTLGACLWAACRAVRQNLGCARVDFAQPFSLQEFAAKTLVRQSRMGKRPEELLLPAILGTCPVQPGSDRAEVWGPGPATAAGAEEEEEMLVTALGLHCLSDGVACSAVMAVGITSALLLHKHREGVFLSRLMLDFAWLLEEILLRQRDVGFSGQLRALVQHSLVLLGARLTLYRLSPVGDVLVVPEASAEALRELDHHSAAILPVFASEAVGACAIRALLMEMLPFLGATVGPSGIVLSQDELHRKTLELLRLLPPNLLGLQPCQPLDCRSRDIVDKLLLCGLLEAEEPESERWVCDLAPRPFCKGRPWAGVDFTDSDSGSEDEVPKRCFKLSEPQGSPGFLLFLCRLLSPVLRTYARAAAFLERPGWPQHEAAYVEALLQFLAEEDGFEQPNRSLALSSLQTFKEMGVLEEVRTPAGPLLHLAQPFRSGASRRKLEAFIQQFAQP; via the exons ATGAAAACCTGGGTCTGCGATTCGGGGCAGAAACTGGAAATTTTCATCCCTTTTCTGGGCAAATACCGTCCGTTATCGGGGCGTTGCTGCCAGACCTGCACCCCGAAGAGCTGG GATGGTTTCCACCAccagcacctctcctccctcGGCTTCCGCGACGCCGTCCGGGTGACGGAGGAGGACACGCG GTACCGGGGATGGCTGGTCCGAAGGGTCTGCGGTTTCCTCGCCGTCTGGGGCTGGAAAGTTCCCGCCGACACCCCCGGAGATCTCCCGGCGAGgatctgctgcagcaggag GGTACGGGGTGTCGCCACCGGCCGGTCCCGCGGCTCGAGGGGGGACGGCGAATCCCACCGGCGGTGGAAGGAGAAAGCGCTCGAGGTCCTGTCAGAGATCCAGGCGCcgctctcccttctcctgctcAG GCTGTGCAACTGGGCTCTGCTCAAGCTCCTCGGCCGCCTCTTCCTCAGCGTGCAGCTCCACCGAGGGCAGCTGGAGAcggtgctgggggctgccaggaCG TCCGGCGTGCCGCTGGTTTTCCTCTCGATGCACAAATCCCAGCTGGATGGGCTGCTcctgtccttcctcctcttctcccaggggctgggggtgcccagggTGACGGTGGGCgaccagccctgcagccctcgCCTCCG AGCCTTGCTCGGCCGCCTGGGAGGGATTTTCCTGCCTTCGAGGACGGAGCAAACGCCAAGCAGCCGGGCTGAAGGGCTCCCAGGGGCTGTCCTGGCCGCG TACGTCGAGGAGGTGCTGAGGAGCCGGCAGCCTCTGCTCATCTTCCTGGAAGAGCCCCCCGTCGCCCTGCGCCTCTCTGCCCCTGCCCGGCAGTGGCTGACCCTGGTGTACCGAGCCGTGCGGGACGGCGCCGTCCCCGACGTGCTCCTGGTCCCCGTGGGCATCGCCTACGACCTGGTCCCCGGCGGTTCGCACCGGGAAGGAACG cgCGGGGCTCGGACCCTCGGCGCCTGTCTCTGGGCGGCGTGCCGGGCCGTACGCCAAAACCTCGGCTGCGCCCGCGTGGACTTCGCCCAGCCCTTCTCCTTACAG GAATTTGCGGCCAAAACCCTCGTCAGGCAGAGCCGCATGGGGAAACGGccggaggagctgctgctgcccgccATCCTCGGCACGTG CCCCGTTCAGCCGGGCAGCGACAGGGCGGAGGTTTGGGGGCCCGGCCCCGCCACGGCCGCCggtgcagaggaggaggaggagatgctggtgACCGCGCTGGGCCTGCACTGCCTGAGCG ACGGCGTCGCCTGCTCTGCCGTCATGGCCGTGGGGATCACGTCCGCATTGCTGCTGCACAAGCACCGGGAG ggCGTCTTCCTCTCCCGGCTGATGCTGGACTTtgcctggctgctggaggagatccTGCTGCGCCAGCGCGACGTCGGCTTCTCCGGGCAGCTGCGTGCCCTGGTGCAGCACAGCCTCGTCCTGCTCGGCGCTCGCCTCACCCTCTACCGCCTCTCGCCCGTCGGTGACGTCCTGGTGGTCCCCGAGGCCTCGGCGGAGGCTCTGAGGGAGCTGGACCACCACAGCGCTGCCATCCTGCCCGTCTTTGCCAGCGAGGCAGTGGGAG CCTGCGCCATCCGTGCCTTGCTGATGGAGATGCTGCCCTTCCTGGGGGCGACCGTCGGACCCTCCGGCATCGTGCTCAGTCAGGACGAGCTGCACCGCAAGACCCTGGAGCTGCTCCGGCTGCTGCCCCCAAACCTGCTGGGGCTCCAG ccctgccagcccctcgACTGCCGGAGCCGGGACATCGTGGACAAGCTCCTCCTGTGCgggctgctggaggctgaagag CCGGAGAGCGAGCGCTGGGTCTGCGACTTGGCCCCACGGCCCTTCTGCAAGGGCCGGCCCTGGGCCGGTGTGGACTTCACCGACAGCGACAGCGGCAGCGAGGACGAGGTCCCCAAGCGCTGCTTCAAG CTCAGTGAGCCCCAGGGCTCGCCCggcttcctcctcttcctctgccgGCTCCTGAGCCCCGTGCTGAGGACGTACGCCAGAGCCGCGGCGTTCCTGGAGCGACCCGGCTGGCCCCAGCACG AGGCAGCCTACGTGGAGGCCCTGCTGCAATTCCTGGCCGAGGAGGACGGTTTCG agcagccgAACCGGAGCCTGGCCCTGAGCTCACTCCAGACCTTCAAGGAGATGGGG GTGCTGGAGGAGGTGCGGACCCCCGCCGGCCCCCTGCTCCACCTCGCCCAGCCTTTCCGCTCCGGCGCGAGCCGGAGGAAGCTGGAAGCCTTCATCCAGCAGTTCGCCCAGCCATAG
- the LOC142598322 gene encoding oxaloacetate tautomerase fahd2, mitochondrial-like, producing the protein MRLPRAMRLVRFRGAGGGETRLGLEEAAGGNVVDLSAAEPALPRSMRAFLESGQSGLAAAQRALDSGRHRLPRETVRLLAPVGDPEKVICVGLNYRDHCLEQDVKIPKEPIIFSKFPSAIIGPFDDIVHPEESSEVDWEVELAAVIGKKGRHIEESSALDHIVGFTVANDISARDWQKRNGRQWLLGKTFDTFCPLGPALVTKEAVADVHNLSIRCSVNGRLMQDSSTSQLIFRLPKLIAWLSRFVTLVPGDVLLTGTPPGVGAFQKPPVFLKRGDVVQCEIQELGTIRNKVV; encoded by the exons ATGCGCCTGCCGAGGGCCATGCGGCTGGTGCGGTtccggggggccgggggcggcgaGACCCGGCTGGGGCTGGAAGAGGCGGCCGGGGGGAACGTGGTGGACCTGAGCGCGGCGGAGCCGGCGCTGCCCCGCTCCATGCGCGCCTTCCTGGAGAGCGGCCAGAGCGGCCTGGCCGCCGCGCAGAG GGCGCTGGACTCGGGTCGGCACCGGCTGCCACGGGAGACCGTGCGGCTCCTGGCGCCGGTCGGGGACCCGGAGAAGGTGATCTGCGTGGGGCTCAACTACCGCGACCACTGCCTGGAGCAGGACGTCAAGATCCCCAAGGAGCCCATCATCTTCAGCAAGTTCCCCAGCGCCATCATCGGGCCCTTCGATGACATCGTGCACCCCGAGGAGAGCAGC GAGGTGGACTGGGAGGTGGAGCTGGCCGCCGTCATCGGGAAGAAGGGGCGGCACATCGAG GAGTCGTCGGCGCTGGATCACATCGTGGGCTTCACGGTGGCCAACGACATCAGCGCCCGGGACTGGCAGAAGAGGAACGGGAGGCAGTGGCTGCTGGGGAAAACCTTCGACACCTTCTGTCCCCTGGGGCCGGCTCTGGTCACCAAGGAGGCGGTGGCAG ACGTCCACAACCTGAGCATCCGCTGCAGCGTCAACGGGCGGCTGATGCAGgacagcagcaccagccagcTCATCTTCAGACTGCCCAAACTCATCGCCTGGCTCTCCCG GTTCGTCACTCTGGTCCCTGGGGACGTCTTGCTGACGGGAACGCCTCCTGGCGTGGGGGCCTTTCAGAAGCCCCCCGTGTTTCTTAAG AGAGGAGACGTGGTGCAGTGCGAGATCCAGGAGCTGGGCACCATCCGCAACAAGGTGGTGTGA